Proteins encoded within one genomic window of Gloeobacter kilaueensis JS1:
- a CDS encoding tetratricopeptide repeat protein produces MRPLFAGVVWWFIGLVWAGAVQATPYLPASDNQVLERLRTRPADPAARELRALRNRLAQKPRDLQLATGLAKRYIEQGRLEADPRYNGYAQAALAPWWNAPHPQPPVLVLRATLRQSNHDFDGAVADLEQARKVAPADPQVWVTLALVRQVRGEYAEAKRDCLPLLHLSTELVAITCLGSVASLNGQAAESFALLERVLARSSTASAAEKLWAQTVLAEMAVRLRHPGLAAPLFKRALATGPDSYLLAAYADFLLDENRPQEAIALLKDHTRVDALLLRLAIAEAAVGAPEAANHRQALAARFAAARLRGDTVHRREEARFALELERQPAQALALALANWQVQREPADARVLLAAALAAQDREAARPVQAWLRRNHLEDARLAALDRQLGR; encoded by the coding sequence ATGCGTCCTCTGTTTGCCGGTGTGGTCTGGTGGTTCATCGGCCTGGTCTGGGCCGGGGCTGTCCAGGCTACACCTTATTTGCCTGCAAGCGACAATCAGGTGCTCGAACGGCTGCGCACCCGGCCCGCCGATCCGGCAGCGCGCGAACTGAGGGCACTGCGCAATCGACTGGCCCAAAAGCCCCGCGATCTGCAACTGGCTACAGGTCTGGCGAAGCGCTACATCGAGCAGGGCCGCCTCGAAGCGGACCCGCGCTACAACGGCTACGCCCAGGCGGCCCTCGCCCCCTGGTGGAACGCTCCCCATCCCCAGCCGCCGGTGCTTGTTCTGCGCGCCACCCTCCGCCAGAGCAACCACGACTTTGACGGTGCCGTGGCCGATCTGGAACAGGCCCGGAAAGTTGCCCCCGCCGATCCCCAGGTCTGGGTGACGCTGGCGCTGGTGCGGCAGGTGCGCGGCGAATATGCCGAGGCCAAGCGCGATTGCCTGCCGCTGCTGCACCTTTCGACGGAACTGGTCGCCATTACCTGCCTGGGTAGCGTGGCGAGCCTGAACGGCCAGGCCGCCGAAAGTTTTGCCCTGCTGGAGCGGGTGCTCGCCAGAAGCAGCACCGCCAGCGCGGCTGAAAAACTCTGGGCCCAGACGGTGCTGGCAGAAATGGCCGTGCGGCTCCGCCACCCTGGGCTGGCCGCGCCGCTTTTTAAGCGCGCCCTTGCCACTGGGCCCGACAGCTACCTGCTCGCTGCCTACGCAGATTTTCTGCTCGACGAGAATCGCCCCCAGGAGGCGATCGCTCTGCTTAAAGACCACACGCGGGTCGATGCGCTGCTGTTGCGCCTGGCGATTGCCGAGGCGGCGGTGGGGGCACCGGAGGCGGCCAACCACCGCCAGGCGCTCGCTGCCCGCTTCGCCGCTGCCCGCCTGCGGGGGGATACCGTTCACCGACGGGAGGAGGCCCGTTTTGCCCTGGAACTGGAGCGCCAGCCCGCCCAGGCTCTCGCCCTCGCCCTGGCTAACTGGCAGGTGCAGCGCGAACCGGCGGATGCCCGCGTATTGCTCGCTGCTGCCCTCGCCGCCCAGGACCGCGAAGCCGCCCGGCCTGTACAGGCGTGGCTGCGCCGCAACCACCTGGAAGATGCGCGCCTTGCGGCACTCGATAGACAACTGGGCCGCTGA
- a CDS encoding DUF4331 domain-containing protein: MDIWTSKRRLVVGFLVLGGVGVGLAAAQVNASSHREAPFITTQPKLDGTDFYLFNSYETGRSGFVTLIANYLPLQDPYGGPNYFQLDPQATYSIHIDNNGDAKADISFNFKFTNTNQNLSLPIGRRTVAVPFINVGPITTADQSALNVVETYKLNVVRSGISQPVRNAADGSTTFTKPADYIGTKSFPDYPSYAANYIYNINIPGCGTAGRLFVGQRKDPFVVNLGEVFDLVNVSNPLGATNAEADDLADKNITSLILEVPTSCLASASSPIIGGWTTSSNARGQQSRLANPLVNELVVGLKDKDTFNSSQPVQDAQFLPYVTHPTLPAVLQLLFGSAGVQAPTLLPRTDLVQVFLTGVPGLNRPPRVAPAELMRLNTSIAAVPASQQNNLGVIGGDNAGYPNGRRPGDDVVDISLRVAMGKLLPADKAPSGQLPFTDGAFVDASFFDQSFPYLKTPIPGSPNNTP, from the coding sequence ATGGATATCTGGACATCGAAAAGACGGCTGGTAGTAGGCTTTCTGGTTCTGGGCGGAGTGGGTGTGGGGCTGGCCGCTGCCCAGGTAAACGCCTCCAGCCACCGCGAGGCACCCTTCATCACCACCCAGCCGAAACTGGACGGCACCGATTTTTATCTGTTCAACAGCTACGAGACGGGCCGTTCGGGCTTTGTGACGCTGATCGCCAACTACCTGCCCCTGCAAGATCCCTACGGTGGCCCGAACTACTTCCAGCTCGACCCGCAGGCGACCTACAGCATCCACATCGACAACAACGGCGATGCGAAGGCAGACATTTCTTTTAATTTCAAGTTCACCAACACCAACCAGAACCTTTCTTTGCCGATTGGCAGGCGGACCGTAGCTGTCCCCTTCATCAACGTCGGGCCGATCACGACCGCCGATCAGTCTGCCCTCAACGTCGTCGAGACCTACAAACTCAACGTCGTGCGCAGCGGCATCAGCCAGCCGGTGCGCAACGCCGCCGACGGCTCGACCACCTTCACCAAACCCGCCGACTACATCGGCACCAAGTCCTTCCCGGACTATCCGAGCTACGCAGCAAACTATATCTACAACATCAACATACCCGGTTGTGGGACGGCAGGCAGGCTGTTCGTCGGCCAGCGCAAGGATCCCTTCGTCGTCAACCTGGGCGAGGTCTTCGATCTGGTCAACGTCAGCAATCCACTGGGGGCAACGAACGCCGAGGCGGACGATCTGGCGGACAAGAACATCACCTCCCTCATCCTGGAGGTGCCCACCAGTTGCCTCGCCTCCGCCAGCAGCCCGATTATCGGCGGTTGGACCACCTCCAGCAACGCCCGAGGGCAGCAGTCGCGGCTGGCGAATCCGCTGGTGAACGAACTGGTGGTCGGTCTCAAGGACAAGGACACCTTCAACAGCAGCCAGCCCGTCCAGGATGCCCAGTTTTTGCCCTACGTCACCCACCCGACCCTACCGGCAGTGCTGCAGTTGCTCTTCGGCAGCGCCGGTGTCCAGGCACCGACGCTCCTGCCGCGCACCGACCTGGTTCAGGTGTTTCTCACCGGCGTTCCTGGCCTCAACCGGCCCCCCAGAGTCGCCCCCGCCGAGCTGATGCGCCTCAATACGAGCATCGCGGCTGTCCCGGCCTCCCAGCAGAACAACCTCGGGGTAATCGGCGGCGACAATGCCGGTTACCCGAACGGGCGGCGTCCGGGGGACGATGTCGTCGATATCTCGCTGCGGGTGGCGATGGGCAAGTTGCTGCCCGCCGACAAAGCTCCCTCCGGCCAGTTGCCCTTTACCGACGGTGCCTTCGTCGATGCGAGCTTCTTTGACCAGAGCTTCCCGTATCTGAAGACACCCATCCCCGGTTCTCCCAACAACACCCCCTGA
- a CDS encoding HupE/UreJ family protein, with protein MKRFVLLFLWAIALVGIVPALPATAHKPSDSYLSMNIERAHIGGQWDIALRDLDYGIGLDDNDDGAITWGELRARRRAIEAYALSRLQVRADGKACPLQPVNLLVDNHTDGTYAVLRFAGNCPRPVTAVELKYQLFFDLDPQHRGLLNLRTGGQTQTAIFSPAQASQRLTLTSHPIAQFLDFVREGVWHIWLGYDHILFLLTLLLPAVLTRKGGHWQGASSLRQIFANVLKVVTAFTLAHSLTLSLATLGVVQLPSRLVESAIAISVVFAALNNLYPLVQRRRWLIAFCFGLIHGFGFAGVLADLGLPRAALLLALVGFNLGVEAGQMAIVAAFLPVAFVLRDSWLYRRLTFAGGSALIAAIACIWFAERLFDFKVLAF; from the coding sequence GTGAAAAGGTTCGTACTGCTTTTTCTTTGGGCCATTGCTCTGGTGGGGATTGTTCCGGCCCTGCCCGCCACCGCCCACAAGCCCAGCGACAGCTATCTGAGTATGAATATCGAGCGGGCGCACATCGGCGGGCAGTGGGACATCGCCCTGCGGGACCTCGACTATGGGATCGGGCTCGATGACAACGACGACGGAGCAATCACCTGGGGTGAACTGCGCGCTCGGCGCAGGGCGATCGAAGCCTATGCGCTTTCTCGACTGCAGGTGCGCGCCGATGGGAAAGCGTGTCCGCTCCAGCCTGTGAACCTCCTGGTAGATAACCACACCGACGGCACCTACGCGGTGCTGCGCTTCGCAGGCAACTGCCCCAGACCGGTCACGGCGGTCGAATTAAAGTATCAGCTCTTTTTTGACCTCGATCCCCAGCACCGGGGATTACTGAACCTGCGGACCGGCGGCCAGACCCAGACAGCGATCTTCAGCCCTGCCCAGGCCAGCCAGCGGCTCACCCTCACCTCTCACCCAATCGCCCAATTTCTCGATTTCGTCCGCGAGGGCGTCTGGCACATCTGGCTGGGCTACGACCACATTCTCTTTTTGCTGACGCTTTTGTTGCCGGCGGTGCTCACCCGCAAGGGCGGGCACTGGCAGGGAGCCAGTAGCCTGCGCCAGATCTTTGCAAACGTTCTGAAAGTCGTCACCGCCTTTACCCTCGCCCACTCGCTCACCCTCAGCCTCGCCACCCTAGGAGTGGTGCAACTGCCGTCCCGGCTGGTCGAATCGGCGATCGCCATCTCGGTCGTCTTCGCTGCCCTCAACAACCTCTATCCACTTGTGCAGCGCCGCCGCTGGCTGATTGCCTTTTGTTTTGGCCTGATTCACGGCTTTGGCTTTGCAGGCGTGCTGGCGGATCTGGGCCTGCCCAGAGCAGCGCTGCTGCTCGCTCTGGTCGGTTTTAACCTCGGAGTGGAAGCCGGGCAGATGGCGATCGTCGCTGCGTTCTTGCCGGTCGCTTTTGTGCTGCGCGATTCCTGGCTTTACCGCCGCCTCACCTTCGCCGGTGGTTCCGCCTTGATCGCGGCGATCGCCTGTATCTGGTTTGCAGAAAGACTGTTTGACTTTAAGGTGCTCGCTTTTTAG